In the Colletotrichum lupini chromosome 1, complete sequence genome, one interval contains:
- a CDS encoding TBC domain-containing protein, whose protein sequence is MAPQRFASMRLKSRPTLVPFKDDASLIALRYEKTVQAEPPIPILTRLPQRSHSCSTRRTSTSASSSTFSSPPSSPVVVAPPPAIDQHPAFRSRAAARNTTVNDWKRDSGLAPTASSSATIAEEDCEDEESRACAKIAALEADTIVVQQTEQPVTPSVCESTSVDELLLSKRISGRWSTPCIGKEVDSMDHYQNVQVEIALAERKKSGSISSTLSVDSPVELRDKSLGDLSPASAPIISHSRSSFAASDDSPNFSPVNIHEDFQLLSKDASYFSPISVSIPTDNLLEDDFLTTLSFSNRGSLMFGGLRGFPAQTTDGTMDGQSQTDKAHAPPPTPPADAPASAPILHIQYEEPPQSTAVSTTETSANHLNATDTTTTEATTGETTTTDTTTAETTAESASQATMTTPSICVLSADVEMESRKVRSLYESGEGLRWEDGARPSDVGERLNSTAETPTEEVENDPYGFLLPGLLPDQYANVSPVCSVAELQPPAWGTPRSGSSYSQRPETRSEYEVAGGLEDWEDLEGYDIDRYGFISPRKPEKSNGTPAEPRSSQSAPRRKHVFSKRDAFGLGLPSRGPSRKVSARSLNTQGSKASVASRRSTRSAIRQAGNLLPHNRDRRWMDEAGEMLSLSLGDEEKVEKISEAIKKKEWERSEKWRKMAKIVKKGKDGEGMEFDFDVKNQKLIDRTWKGIPDRWRASAWYSFMATSARAHKDSPSEDSIITDFHRLQCRGSPDDVQIDLDVPRTISRHVMFRKRYRGGQRLLFRVLHALSLYFPNTGYVQGMASLAATLLCYFDEEKCFVMLVRMWQLRGLEKLYSPGFDGLMAALNDFQTKWLDGKDVAKKLTELCIDPTAYGTRWYLTLFNLSIPFAAQLRVWDVFLLLGENPTDSPKVPESPVTMNGIDILHSTSAALIHALRDVLLDSDFENAMKALTSWIPVKDEDILMKVTRAEWKARQKRK, encoded by the exons ATGGCACCCCAAAGATTCGCCAGTATGCGCTTGAAGTCCCGGCCTACGCTCGTACCTTTCAAGGACGATGCTAGCCTCATTGCCCTTCGCTACGAGAAGACGGTCCAGGCAGAGCCTCCCATCCCTATTCTTACACGACTTCCCCAAAGATCTCACTCCTGTTCAACGCGTCGAACTTCCACTTCTGCATCATCATCGACCTTCTCAAGTCCGCCTTCCAGCCCCGTCGTTGTTGCTCCTCCGCCCGCCATCGACCAGCATCCTGCGTTTCGTTCCCGCGCTGCGGCCCGCAATACTACGGTAAACGATTGGAAGAGAGATTCAGGGCTGGCACCTACTGCATCGTCTTCAGCGACTATTGCAGAGGAGGACTGCGAGGACGAAGAGAGCCGTGCATGCGCCAAGATTGCTGCTCTGGAGGCCGACACGATTGTTGTGCAACAAACGGAACAACCTGTGACACCTTCGGTTTGCGAAAGTACTTCCGTCGATGAATTGCTTCTGAGCAAACGAATCTCTGGTCGTTGGTCCACGCCTTGCATCGGCAAAGAGGTCGACAGCATGGATCATTATCAAAATGTGCAGGTCGAAATTGCGCTTGCGGAAAGAAAGAAATCTGGGAGTATTAGCAGCACCTTATCGGTCGATTCTCCCGTTGAGTTGCGGGACAAGAGTCTGGGTGACCTATCACCTGCATCGGCGCCAATCATCTCCCATTCGCGGTCCTCATTTGCAGCCTCCGATGACTCGCCTAATTTCTCCCCTGTCAACATCCACGAAGACTTCCAACTCCTGAGCAAGGATGCCTCTTACTTCTCTCCCATTTCAGTGTCCATCCCCACGGACAACCTCCTCGAAGATGACTTCCTAACAACTCTGTCTTTCTCCAATCGAGGCAGTCTCATGTTTGGTGGTCTTCGCGGGTTCCCCGCACAAACCACCGACGGAACAATGGATGGACAGTCGCAAACGGACAAAGCACACGCGCCTCCGCCAACCCCCCCTGCTGATGCCCCTGCATCGGCCCCAATCCTCCACATTCAATACGAAGAGCCGCCCCAGTCCACTGCCGTCAGCACCACTGAGACCAGCGCGAACCACCTGAACGCCACCGACACAACTACAACCGAAGCAACGACGGGAGAGACGACCACGACTGACACAACGACGGCAGAGACGACTGCAGAGTCGGCCTCGCAAGCCACAATGACGACCCCCAGCATCTGCGTCTTGTCCGCGGACGTGGAGATGGAATCTCGAAAGGTGAGATCGCTCTATGAATCCGGCGAAGGCCTCAGGTGGGAAGACGGAGCCCGACCGTCGGATGTTGGCGAGCGTCTCAACTCGACCGCCGAAACTCCGACGGAGGAGGTCGAAAATGATCCGTATGGTTTCCTTTTGCCCGGATTGTTGCCCGACCAGTACGCTAACGTGTCTCCTGTCTGCAGCGTCGCCGAACTCCAGCCTCCCGCTTGGGGAACTCCAAGATCTGGAAGTTCTTATTCCCAACGACCCGAAACACGCAGCGAGTATGAGGTGGCCGGTGGTCTTGAAGACTGGGAAGACCTCGAGGGATACGACATCGATCGTTATGGCTTCATCAGCCCGCGCAAGCCAGAGAAGAGCAACGGCACACCTGCTGAGCCTAGATCGTCGCAGTCAGCGCCCAGAAGGAAGCACGTCTTCTCAAAGCGAGATGCCTTTGGGTTGGGCTTGCCATCCAGAGGACCCAGTAGGAAGGTTTCCGCTCGATCGCTCAATACTCAAGGATCCAAGGCTTCGGTTGCGTCTCGTCGGTCGACCCGATCCGCAATCAGACAAGCAGGAAACCTGCTCCCACACAATCGCGATCGACGATGGATGGACGAGGCTGGAGAAATGCTTTCGCTTTCATTGGGCGACGAAGAGAAGGTAGAGAAAATCTCCGAGGCCATTAAGAAGAAGGAATGGGAGAGGTCTGAAAAGTGGCGTAAAATGGCCAAGATCGTCAAGAAGGGGAAAGACGGCGAAGGCATGGAATTCGATTTCGATGTTAAGAACCAAAAGCTCATCGACAGGACGTGGAAAGGCATACCCGACCGATGGAGAGCATCTGCCTGGTACTCGTTCATGGCAACCAGCGCCAGGGCTCACAAGGACTCCCCGTCTGAGGATTCCATCATCACCGACTTTCATCGCCTTCAGTGCAGAGGCTCGCCGGACGATGTGCAAATCGACCTGGACGTTCCACGCACCATCAGCAGGCACGTCATGTTCCGGAAGCGCTATCGAGGTGGTCAGCGCTTGCTCTTCCGAGTCTTGCACGCGTTGTCGCTTTATTTCCCGAATACTGGCTACGTTCAAGGCATGGCTTCGTTGGCGGCAACATTGCTCTGCTACTTTGACGAAGAGAAGTGTTTTGTCATGCTCGTACGCATGTGGCAACTACGGGGCCTAGAGAAGCTGTACAGTCCTGGCTTTGACGGCCTGATGGCAGCTTTGAACGACTTTCAAACCAAGTGGCTGGATGGCAAGGACGTCGCCAAGAAGCTG ACTGAGCTCTGCATCGATCCTACAGCCTACGGTACCCGATGGTACCTAACACTATTCAACTTATCCATCCCTTTCGCGGCTCAGCTCCGCGTTTGGGATGTCTTCCTACTTCTTGGAGAAAACCCCACAGACTCCCCCAAAGTCCCTGAATCTCCCGTCACCATGAACGGCATCGACATTCTGCACTCTACCAGCGCGGCTTTGATTCATGCACTGCGAGACGTTCTTCTTGACTCAGACTTTGAGAACGCAATGAAGGCTTTGACCTCTTGGATTCCGGTCAAAGATGAGGATATCCTGATGAAGGTGACACGAGCTGAGTGGAAGGCCAGACAGAAGAGGAAGTAG
- a CDS encoding DIL domain-containing protein, giving the protein MDFEDASGGFGDKKPRPLPDDLPKSLNDRSRRPVELVPETEMYDGWQGQSQFLTTPVLAKPLNFGDLSLDDRTYDDDITAGPKNSDARLMEMIAAQAAHRVGPGFDDEETILSNEKLSEDEKKDSLQRALNMAASNGDVERVSSIVSGKAKAYVDINAPDEDGTPPLIYASCFGHEGVVQALIDAGADVDKQDRNQWSALMWAMTNRHKSIAKTLLDNGASAEQKTSSGRTAFDFVPPDSDMSFYLHDSGYNIGNAGTDDFYNPGFSQDRFEEEMAENELRRRMMMDSARDLEVDLGNVGMDDQPENSEELEEEQPEFEWSRCLHDQMFVFQEHELDRILDIIITNMTPQRSPAQKPVPANMIFLSARYAHYHSSPDLLAKLMISAMDKINDVVEQYQWDMTILAFWISNATLLLHYLKKDAGLVEATVEFQAQLSELINEIFILIVRDAERRLDKVLDAAMLDHETIPGFEDIAFQNEWRIFKRKAQVKEEPMEKRFRPPSPKQRAKPAPRNVTSLLSSTLFVLDLYDIHSVITAQIISQLLYWLGAELFNRIMSNRKYLARTKAMQIRMNVSTLEDWARTNNRQPEHYEGGETKSSGETTIDAARRHMAPVIQLLQWLQCFSSLGADDLEALVGTLQQLKRLSPQQLIHAASHYRPEVGEKGLPKSALKYLNAIQAEHVRRKEDRKSSAPSTPIKTKPANGGIGGTPGSQTATKTPGADESDEEEDDAPENLLMDPAMMLPFILPSVTDMLVSYGAGFGGVNKERARKYIPTVPPEFLSKLEASGARKGPMFSEKDWENEEV; this is encoded by the exons ATGGACTTCGAGGACGCTAGTGGTGGTTTCGGCGACAAGAAGCCACGCCCACTGCCAGACGACCTGCCCAAGTCTCTCAACGACCGCAGTCGCCGTCCCGTCGAGTTGGTTCCAGAGACGGAGATGTATGATGGATGGCAAG GACAATCGCAATTCCTGACCACGCCTGTCCTTGCAAAGCCCCTCAACTTTGGCGACCTAAGCTTAGACGACCGCACCTATGACGACGACATCACAGCAGGCCCCAAGAACAGCGACGCGCGCCTCATGGAGATGATTGCCGCACAAGCCGCCCACCGTGTTGGGCCCGGCTTCGACGACGAAGAAACAATACTGTCAAACGAAAAGTTGTCCGAGGATGAGAAGAAGGACTCTCTGCAGAGAGCTCTGAACATGGCTGCCAGCAATGGCGACGTCGAGAGGGTCAGCAGCATCGTGAGCGGCAAGGCAAAGGCTTATGTCGATATCAATGCGCCGGACGAAGACGGAACCCCGCCACTGATATATGCAAGCTGTTTT GGCCACGAGGGTGTCGTGCAAGCGCTCATCGATGCTGGCGCCGACGTCGACAAGCAAGACCGAAATCAGTGGAGCGCTCTTATGTGGGCGATGACGAATAGGCATAAGAGCATCGCCAAGACTCTCCTCGACAACGGTGCTTCGGCCGAACAAAAGACGTCGTCTGGCCGGACGGCCTTCGACTTCGTCCCTCCCGACAGCGACATGTCCTTCTACCTACATGATAGCGGCTACAATATTGGAAATGCTGGCACCGACGACTTCTACAACCCTGGGTTTTCACAGGATCGGTTCGAGGAAGAAATGGCCGAGAACGAACTGCGGAGGCGGATGATGATGGACAGCGCCCGAGATCTTGAGGTCGACTTGGGCAATGTTGGCATGGATGACCAGCCAGAG AACTCCGAGGAGCTTGAGGAAGAGCAACCAGAGTTCGAATGGTCTCGCTGTCTTCACGACCAGATGTTTGTTTTCCAGGAACACGAGCTCGACCGCATTCTCGACATCATCATTACGAATATGACGCCCCAGCGATCACCGGCACAAAAGCCTGTACCGGCGAACATGATTTTCTTAAGCGCACGATATGCACACTACCACTCCAGCCCCGACCTCCTAGCCAAGCTCATGATTTCGGCCATGGACAAGATCAACGACGTAGTCGAACAGTATCAGTGGGACATGACGATACTGGCCTTCTGGATATCGAATGCCACTTTGTTGCTTCACTACCTGAAGAAAGACGCCGGGCTCGTGGAGGCCACGGTCGAGTTCCAGGCTCAGCTGTCCGAGCTCATCAACGAGATATTCATCCTCATCGTGCGGGACGCCGAGAGGCGCTTGGACAAGGTGCTTGACGCAGCGATGCTAGACCACGAAACCATCCCAGGCTTCGAAGACATTGCGTTCCAGAACGAGTGGAGGATCTTCAAACGAAAAGCACAAGTCAAGGAAGAGCCCATGGAGAAGCGCTTCCGACCCCCCTCCCCAAAGCAACGGGCGAAGCCTGCTCCGCGCAACGTCACTTCACTACTCTCATCCACCTTGTTTGTTCTTGATCTTTATGATATCCACTCAGTTATTACGGCGCAAATCATCTCTCAACTTCTCTACTGGCTGGGGGCTGAGCTCTTCAACCGCATCATGTCCAACCGAAAGTACTTGGCTCGGACAAAGGCGATGCAAATCCGCATGAACGTGTCAACGCTGGAGGACTGGGCTAGGACCAATAACCGCCAACCAGAACACTATGAAGGAGGTGAGACAAAGTCCTCGGGTGAGACGACCATAGACGCTGCGAGGCGGCACATGGCACCCGTCATCCAGCTGCTTCAATGGCTGCAGTGCTTCTCGTCACTAGGCGCCGACGACCTCGAGGCCTTGGTCGGTACCCTGCAGCAGTTGAAGAGGTTGAGCCCGCAGCAGCTCATACATGCGGCTTCTCATTACAGGCCGGAGGTTGGCGAAAAGGGGTTGCCTAAGAGCGCTCTCAAGTATCTCAACGCAATCCAGGCAGAGCATGTTCGGAGGAAGGAGGATCGCAAGAGCAGCGCACCGTCAACACCGATCAAGACGAAGCCCGCAAACGGCGGCATAGGGGGAACGCCTGGAAGCCAGACGGCGACAAAGACACCAGGAGCTGACGAGAgcgacgaagaagaggacgacgcGCCGGAGAACCTGCTCATGGACCCGGCTATGATGCTACCCTTCATTCTGCCATCAGTCACGGATATGCTAGTCTCCTACGGCGCTGGCTTCGGCGGCGTCAACAAAGAGAGGGCACGCAAATATATCCCCACGGTACCGCCCGAGTTCCTGTCGAAGCTCGAAGCTAGCGGCGCGCGGAAGGGCCCGATGTTTAGTGAGAAGGACTGGGAGAATGAAGAGGtctga
- a CDS encoding allantoicase, translated as MGEGGGRGAERPKPVTLARDFYFSSSDKHSLSLSSHTSHPLPFTQSTFCKLQVSNSDPAPGVFCPSSILSIPRISTFIMASEQEYTLEQVKASRVASDDIDTTFRSSSIDLISAALGGKILAFSDEWFAEATNLLTPTAPIRQPGKMVYTGAWYDGWETRRHNTEPFDWVIVRLGVASGTVEGVEVDTAFFSGNHAPSISVEGCFNLNDDEVVSWKGGRGQWETILGNEECGPSQRFGWKLAEPKQKQYTHVRLNMYPDGGIARFRLFGHAVPVFPDDKEAIFDLAAAQNGGVAISCSDQHFGTKDNLLLPGRGKDMGDGWETARSRSKGHVDWTIIRLGAPGYVQNVVVDTAHFRGNFPQKSKIDAISWTESGEPGADAAGWTEIVAPSKCGPDAEHEFPSAVKDKAFTHVKITIIPDGGVKRLRVFGKRA; from the exons ATGGGAGAAGGGGGCGGGCGAGGCGCCGAACGGCCAAAGCCCGTGACTCTTGCGCGAGACTTTTACTTCTCCTCATCCGACAAACATTCACTTTCACTTTCATCCCACACCTCTCATCCTCTTCCATTCACTCAGTCTACATTTTGCAAACTCCAGGTT TCAAACTCTGACCCCGCGCCCGGCGTATTCTGCCCCTCTTCAATTCTCTCAATACCACGCATTTCAACCTTCATCATGGCCAGCGAACAAGAATATACCCTCGAGCAGGTCAAGGCTTCCAGGGTCGCCTCAGATGACATTGACACAACATTCCGCTCAAGCAGCATTG ACTTGATCTCTGCTGCCTTGGGTGGAAAGATTCTCGCCTTCTCAGACGAATGGTTCGCCGAGGCCACCAACTTGTTGACGCCAACCGCGCCCATCAGGCAACCGGGAAAGATGGTCTACACCGGCGCCTGGTACGACGGCTGGGAGACCAGGCGTCACAACACGGAGCCCTTTGACTGGGTCATTGTCCGCCTTGGTGTTGCGTCCGGCACTGTCGAGGGTGTCGAGGTCGACACCGCCTTCTTCTCTGGTAACCACGCCCCCTCAATCTCGGTTGAGGGCTGCTTCAACCTCAACGACGACGAGGTCGTCTCATGGAAGGGTGGCAGGGGCCAGTGGGAGACGATTCTCGGCAACGAAGAGTGTGGCCCGTCGCAGCGCTTCGGATGGAAGCTGGCCGAGCCCAAGCAGAAGCAGTACACTCACGTCCGCCTGAACATGTACCCGGATGGTGGTATTGCCAGATTCCGTCTCTTTGGCCACGCCGTGCCCGTCTTCCCCGACGACAAGGAGGCCATCTTCGACCTGGCTGCCGCCCAGAACGGCGGCGTCGCCATCTCCTGCAGCGACCAGCACTTTGGCACCAAGGACAACCTTCTGCTGCCTGGCCGCGGTAAGGACATGGGAGATGGATGGGAGACGGCCAGATCGCGCAGCAAGGGCCACGTCGACTGGACCATTATCCGTCTCGGCGCCCCCGGTTACGTGCAGAACGTCGTTGTCGACACGGCGCACTTCCGCGGCAACTTCCCGCAAAAGTCAAAGATCGATGCCATCTCGTGGACCGAGAGCGGCGAGCCGGGCGCGGACGCCGCCGGCTGGACGGAGATTGTGGCGCCTAGCAAGTGCGGACCGGATGCGGAGCACGAGTTCCCCAGCGCCGTCAAGGACAAGGCATTCACGCACGTCAAGATCACCATTATTCCGGATGGCGGAGTGAAGAGACTGCGCGTCTTTGGCAAGAGAGCATAG
- a CDS encoding cytochrome b561, which translates to MSSATGLPEPPPRGDGDNEFEPLLGRPGDAQQEPDEFIARNLIIGTGIIAQFGAVIFVAMIWAAVLTKDVILFSGHPLAQSLAIFTLTQSILSLQPTHTPEQKRVGQRVHAGLNLLAFLFLVAGVGIIEYNKYLQGPDSHFHSVHGYLGVTVSIILLLQYIVGFTMWATPKLYGGEDTAKSIWKYHRWSGYVVLVLLLVTAATAIDTGFNYNVLKLKLWAVVVTSLLILVGIIPRVQKQKLGFSS; encoded by the exons ATGTCTTCTGCCACAGGACTTCCAGAACCACCCCCACGAGGCGATGGCGATAACGAGTTCGAGCCTCTTCTCGGTCGACCCGGCGACGCCCAGCAAGAACCGGATGAATTCATCGCCAGGAACCTCATTATCG GCACCGGTATCATCGCCCAATTCGGCGCCGTCATCTTCGTTGCCATGATCTGGGCCGCCGTGCTGACGAAGGACGTAATCCTCTTTTCCGGCCACCCGCTCGCGCAGAGTCTCGCCATCTTCACCCTCACCCAGTCGATCCTCTCGCTGCAGCCGACGCACACTCCCGAGCAGAAGCGCGTCGGCCAGCGCGTTCACGCCGGCCTCAACCTGCTCGCCtttctcttcctcgtcgctgGCGTCGGCATCATCGAGTACAATAAGTACCTGCAGGGCCCAGACTCCCACTTCCACTCCGTCCACGGCTACCTCGGCGTCACCGTCTCCATCATCCTCTTGTTGCAGTACATTGTCGGCTTCACAATGTGGGCTACCCCGAAGTTGTACGGAGGCGAGGATACCGCCAAGTCAATTTGGAAGTACCACCGCTGGAGCGGCTACGTCGTTCTTGTGCTTCTACTCGTGACGGCTGCGACAGCCATTGACACCGGTTTCAACTATAATGTATTGAAGCTGAAGCTCTGGGCTGTCGTCGTAACTTCTCTCTTGATCCTCGTGGGTATCATCCCGCGCGTGCAAAAGCAGAAGCTTGGTTTCTCGTCTTGA
- a CDS encoding chitin synthase export chaperone, whose protein sequence is MGSTQFGNFFNFCRDSTLPVCNVLSDSHSQAGPWDQCVLKGISLSGGRKLGNLGSILIAALAIVVTLFLLLRSERKKAAVGRREMQLFLVSFIIIEICEIFTVGDFPLAENVRIAFTGIHLGMIIASTWILMLNAVVGYQIVDDGTPMSMGLIIASATILLGGTLYITLDTGFKWTGYWDSSYTAPNRHIALYVLYQLAPLIFLVAFFVLEAILVVRVLGEMRPMIYLTAALLLFAIGQIFNYVVSSHICNGTNGAIDGALFETLFTLLAVVAVWVFWSSITEDDWPMPVGTTFP, encoded by the exons ATGGGTTCAACACAGTTTGGCAACTTTTTT AACTTCTGCCGAGACTCAACACTACCCGTCTGCAAT GTGCTATCCGACAGCCATAGTCAAGCTGGCCCGTGGGACCAATGCGTGTTGAAGGGTATCTCCCTCAGCGGAGGCCGCAAGCTGGGAAATCTCGGCTCAATTCTCATTGCCGCCCTTGCTATTGTCGTGACACTTTTTCTATTGCTGCGGTCTGAGCGGAAGAAGGCTGCAGTAGGTCGGAG GGAAATGCAACTGTTCCTTGTCAGCTTTATCATTATTGAAATATGCGAGATCTTCACCGTTGGAGACTTTCCATTGGCGGAAAACGTTCGAATA GCTTTCACTGGAATTCATCTTGGTATGATTATTGCATCGACCTGGATCCTCATGCTCAACGCGGTCGTTGGCTACCAAATCGTCGACGATGGAACGCCTATGTCCATGGGCCTGATCATTGCCTCCGCCACTATCCTCTTGGGCGGTACGCTTTACATCACGCTTGATACCGGCTTCAAGTGGACGGGTTACTGGGACTCTTCGTACACTGCGCCGAACCGCCACATTGCTCTCTACGTCCTGTACCAGCTTGCGCCGCTAATTTTCCTTGTCGCATTTTTCGTTCTCGAAGCTATCCTCGTCGTTCGGGTTCTCGGCGAGATGCGGCCGATGATCTACTTGACGGCAGCCTTGCTACTCTTTGCCATTGGTCAGATCTTCAACTACGTTGTGAGCTCTCACATCTGCAATGGCACCAATGGTGCGATTGACGGCGCGCTATTCGAGACCTTGTTCACCCTGCTTGCTGTCGTGGCAGTCTGGGTGTTCTGGTCTAGCATCACCGAGGATGATTGGCCCATGCCTGTCGGAACCACCTTCCCCTAG